Genomic window (Oryza sativa Japonica Group chromosome 3, ASM3414082v1):
GTTAGCTTGACAACTCACTGCGGAACCAACAAGGGCGAGGCCTCGCTTCCTGTAAAAGCACTTCAGGTTCAGGAGTATTTCCGATAACTTGCAGGAACTTTGGTTGGTGTTGTACATGATGTACCATCATGATGTCTGGCGCCCTGGTTTGTTTACCTCCGAGGGGCCAAAGCATCATGAGTTTTTACATATCAGCATTTCGTTGTTATCGATGCTCAAGGTATGAAATGTGTAGAAAATACCACTTAGAACCGTGGAAATCCACAGAAATCTTAGGTGCCAGAGTTAGATCTTGTGATCCATAGATTCTTAATTATTTTGAACGATGCTGTTGTTTGTTCTTAATGTAATAAAAACAGAGGTGCTCATTTTACTACTACTAGGTGATTTTCCAACCTAGTGCTGTTGTTAGGCTCGAAAAAGCAGCAAAATTATCCGCAGTGTCATCCTGTTCCGCACCGGCTGGAATACTTGGCTGCTTCGCCACTTCATAAGTCGCTGCAAGAGTAGTGTGCATCAAGTTTGTGCGCACACGAGCAGAGAAAAGGATTGTGCGATGGGCGGCGACACTCACACCTGTCGTGCCTCCGGCTAGCTGTTGCAGACGCGTAGTAGTGGCAGTTTTGGTTAAAATCAACTGGGGAATTCAGTTTGGTTCAGTCAACTGGGGAATTCTAGAAGGCGTGCCTGCCGATGGCGCATCTCCTCCGGTGTTGGGAAACAGTTGGCGACGGTAAAAGAACCAGAAAAGGGGAGCCATTGCTGCTGGTAAGAAGTGTCAAATCTCTTAACACTCCACGGCCCCTCCATGATGCTCCATGTTGGTGCATTGTGCACTTGTGCAGTACCTCCCCTCCCAACCTCCCGTCCCAtggtgaaaaagaaaaggagcgcTGCCGGGGCATCCACGTGGGGTGGTAACCAAGGAgtgcagccgcagcagcagcagcagatgcagcaaaACCCAATCGATTGGAGCGGATCATTTTAGCGTCGCCGCAGTGGCTGACTGGCTGGATGGCGGCACGCCCATCAATGATGCCTGTCTCCTCACGCCCTCCGTCTGCCGCACTGCCCCGCGCTGTCTCGAGTGCACAGGGCAACCGTCCTCGCCTCGCCCACTCCCACTCCTCTGCTCCATCTCTTTCACCATGATTCGGTCCGGCCCACCGTGGCGCCGGGGGCTGAATGAATGAACGTCGACGTTATAGTACGTATACTCGGTCGGcaggccccccccccccccccctccgctCCGCGGCTCCGCGCTCGCTGTCGCCATCGGTCGCTCGTCGCCACCTCGCGCCTGTGCGCGCCTGTGCTGCTGCCTCCCGGGCCGCGACGAACGCGGCGGTACGTGCGCGGCTAGGCCATGCATAGCTACCGCAACGCAAACCGGAGAAGCATGGCGCGCGCCAAGGCAGCGGTGAAAACTTTGTTGCTCGTTCCCGCGCCCTCCGTTGAAAAGGTTACGTCTAATCGTCTCACACCTAAGCGACGATCTCGCCGTGAGTAATTGCTCCAGAAATCACAAAAGCGAACAGTGACATACTGCTCTCTACGCTGCAATTATTGGTGCGCTACTCTGGCAGGATAGGGAACTATCGTCGGCGGCGTTTCATGCAGTTTTAGGGGCAGCCGTACGTGAGACTGAGATAGGTTCATCGATCGTCTTatagcaagttcaatagtatagctcactactagctccaattcatttatagccaatctaatagctaattcatataatagttgtttactatactattaatacttggtcccacatatcatacacacatcatgtcttggagtctgtgctatagctggctacatatctgtagcccgctgtttttctctctcctctattatctcattaaaatatgtttctagctggcttatagcctgctattgtacatgctcttacGGATCTAATCACCACGTACATTGTCCGATGAGGTCTCAGGAAGAGGTAATgtattagagcacccgcaatggtaaagtaaggtgctatctataaaacatgtacacctcaacaatagactagattaatagtaaaccacttcaatggtatgtctacatgggtatctatagctctctaatccattgcctcgtttttctctatagactatctccatgttagtagatagctttgctctctctcttcatttaatctcttccaagtagaaaaatatgctgacatggatctcttgtagagagcttatagataaccattgtgggtgcccttatgGATGCATCCTGTGCAGTACTACTAATACAGTAGCTGTGGTTAATATGCGTTTAGATTCACGTGTTAGTGTCTATTGTACTAACAGAATTGTAAAGAATCCCTATTGAATGTGCATTATACTTAAGCTATCGATTTGAATTTAGATCATGTGCAGTATTGTTGATATAATAGCAGTAGTTTATATACGTGGTTTCATATCTATATATCACTGTATTGCTAGTGGTATTGTAGACAATCCCTATTGAATGTGTTTTATAGCCATCTATTCTGAGGGTTGCTTCcaccattttatattatatataagaCACTTTAACTTGTTtactagtcaaacttctttgtgtttgattaaatttatataaaagtatagcaacattttcaacttaaaacaaacatattatcaacaATATATACaatattagatttaatgaaattaaattGATGTCATAGTTGTTACTAATTTTGCTATAAATTgatcaaacattaaaaaaaagtttgaaaaaaagagtaaaatataTTGGTGGTACACAAACTTATTAGGTGGATGCAATTTAGTAAATAAACATGTAAAATGCTTGTTTGCATGAACTTGTTTAGTTCGTGCGAACCAGAACCAAAATGGCTTGGCAATGTTAATTTTACGAAGGTGATGTTGATTAGTAGGATGTAACATGTATACGTGTAATGAGTATGCATAAAACgtgatatatttataaatttagtctCTACTTTATTCTTCAGTGGAAATGATGAATTCCATATATTTCTAATCCTTATATCAATGCTTGGTTTTTCCTACTTTTTTTCTACGATCACTATATCACATTTTATCTTTTTATTGAAGAGGTGTATATCTAATAGCAACCTTCTCTGATATATGTTTGCGTAGTATCCTAATCAAGCCCTAAATCAATAATAAGGTTAGCCATGCAGTATCTTTTTGGCCTTTCTCTGTAGGCATCAGATAAGTTCATATATCAAAACGAGTATTTACAAGTTCGTGCAATAAATTGCACTCACCTGACAAGTTCATGTGTCGTCAATACAAtttactaagaaaaaaaatgtctctTTTAATATGAAAGGGATTGAGTAATCTGGAAGATCAGGAATGCAAATGAATTGTATTGCGAAATCACTTGCGACCATATTTAGAAATCTGATCCCTATAATCGCGGTCCCATATCGGTTTGTCTGACTGCCCTCATTTCTTCGTATATATGCCCTCATGCTAGATAGCTTTATCAAGGATAGCTTCATGAAACCAGGATATATTGGTGCAATTGCAGGAGTACAAAACTGAGCATAGCTGTCTATCATATATCATTACTGGTGTTTTTAGCATTATGGATTCTATATCTAGTAGCCGACCAATCGCTCGACCATAATAAAATCGAAATATCGAATGTAGAAAATGGAACACACGGTTACGAAAACCATTGAAACTTAACAGATAGACAGAGAGATGTTCTTGAACCCTTCTCCTTTGCATCCTTCTGTACTTTGTCATGACTCATGATCTCAGCATTGAATCATTGTTTTCTTTGTACGCTGTGTTTAATTACTATAGGTAGAAATTTCGGCACaaattaattagagaaaaacaGTAAGTCTGCGTAGTTGATCGCGCACATTAAGATGCAATGAGTGTAAATACATAGAACAAACCGTACAAGACATACTACAATCGTACTACTCCTTTCTAAGATAAACACACAACCACTCTACTTAATGTGCGCTAGAAATTAATATTCGACGATAGTCACGCATTATAACGTTTAATTAGCACTACTATAACACTCCGGAGTATGTACTGAGTACATTATACAACGGTTATTAGCACTGTAAGTTCATTAACTGACTGGAGAGTGCTAGCGTCCGGGCGAGAAGGAATCGTTCGGCAGCTCGCCCGACATGTCTGTTGCGCTAACCGGGCCGTTACCACCGAGCGCTACCGGACACCGCTGCACAGGCCCGCAGCCGGCCGGCACGCTCTCTCTCGCTGGACGCTGGCGCGCTCGCGCCCCCAGGCTTAGTACGTTCACGTACTCCTACTTTCCGGCCGGACTCGCGCCCGGGACGGCCACGGGCACGGGCCACCTTAGtagctctcgctctcgctctctcgcGCGTGCAAGTCTCACGGAGATCAGCCGGGAGATCGATCACCGCTCACCGAATCATCGCACTCACCCGGTCACTCGTACAGAAACACGGCCGGTACAGGTGCCGCGCCTACACCTACAAGTATACCACGCGAGATCATGGGCAGCGTACTTGCTCTGTTCCGTGCACGCGCGCCCCGCGGTACAGGTCGGCACGGgtgctatatatatgtacgttGAACCGTGGCGCCATGTACCGGCCGCGTACGTGCGTGCGCGTGCGGTGGTGAATGAATCAATGAACTGGTGGCTTGCCATATCGACCTCTCCGTCCGGttggtttcaaaaaaaaaaaaaaagacctctCCGTCCGGTGCGGCGGGGCGTGGGCGGTACGTACGGATGCCCGGTCCAAATTAGCCTAGGATTCGTTTCGACCTCGGAGTGATGGAGACTTTTCTTTTCTGCATGCCCAGCCACCCCAGCCACGGCCTCTTTCGCTTTGCTTTTACCCACTGTACGTATCCACATTCCTCACCGTCTCCTAGCTCCTCGTTAAATGCGGCCGGTGCGCTGCAATCCCCTGGCCTTTTCCTCTCGCACAAAAGAATCGCAACACATGATCAAAGCTACCTAAAGCACTTATCACCAGTACGTACTGGGATCAGTAGCTAATAGCTGTGTGTAATCCCCAAAAGGGGCACTCATCATCCTAGTACTCTCTATATAGTAGCGTACTGGCTATGTGCATGGCCGGTCTAAGTTGGGTTACTGCCGCAGAAAGGAAGATAGAAGGAAACCATATATATACGCATCGATCTTGTAACAGCCCGAGCTTCCATCTAAGTTTATAATCATGTACAACcgagccaaatctacatactcCATATACTTGCAGAGAAGGTGTAAACTTGAAGCTAAAGCAAAGAAAAGAACAGCAAACGCCTCATCATCCTAGTTCATGCCGGGGGCTGATATAGTAATTAAGTAGGAGTACCCCGTAATTAACCAATGTGTAGTGAGTTGTGTACTTTCGCCTGCCCCGGGCCCCGGGTAGACCCAAGCATTCCAAGACAGCACTGATGTAAAATCCGGCAACAAATATACCACTGTCAAGTGGTTGCGAGCTCCACGGATCGACGCACATGATTGCGATCATTATTCCTTAATCTCCACACTAGCTAGGCCCTCCCCATTCAAGCCTGCGTGCAGTAGCAGTAGCACTCCCTGTTCCCTGTCACGTTTAATTAATGTCACCTTAATTAACTATTACTCCAGCGCTGCACTGCCTGCCCTGcctggtgtgtgtgtgtgcaacGTTAACGCAGCTCAGCTGCTGCCTCCACTGCAAGCTAGCAAAGCGGCTTAGCTAGCTGCCACACTGCAGCAGAGTGCAGTTTAACTCTGATACACCCGGGACACTTCGCCCAGCTTTTGTCCCGTCTCTTCTAACACCGATGAATACCGGAGATGCCCTTCCCATTATTGTGATTGCCGCGGGGAGCAGCGGGGGCGATTCGGTCATTGCGCGCCACTCCACGCGCGGATTATAATGTCACCCACGCGCGGCCACGCTTCGCTTCGCTGCTTCTCGCTTGGACGTCGTTGACGGCGGCGGTCAGGAGGCGGGGAGCTAGTGCAATGCAGCCGCCGGAGTCAGCCCATCGCCACGGCGCGTCCTCGTCCTCATCCGGCgctcagcggcggcggagcgtcGGGTGCATGGCCGGTCTCCTCCGCCTGCTCTCGCCGTACCACCGTAGCCACCACCGGAAGCGCCTCACCGCCAagaacgccgcgccgccggtggTCTGCACTCCGCCGTCTCCACCGCCACCATTCAGGCAGAAGGTGCCGGTGGCGACGTATTCACCTTCGTCGCAGGGacagccgccgcagcagcagatGCATCCAGCGCCGACTCCGGTCCGTCGGCGGCGCTCCTGCGACGCGCCGCGGAGCCCGACGATcgcgccggagcaccgccgggCCAGCTGCGACAGCccccgcccgacgccgccggccatcgTCGCCCGCCTCATGGGCCTGGAGGagtccgcgccgccgtctcccgccgcgacgacgccgcggccaCTACCGACTcgaccccctccccctcccccggagacggcggcggagaagcgGCGGAAGCTGCTGGGCGCGCTGGAGAAGTGCGACGAGGACCTCAAGACGCTGCGGCGGatcatcgccgccgtccgcgccgccgagatgcgcgcggccgccgcgtccGACGCCCCGCCGACTCCAGAAGCCACAGGGAAGGGATCAGACAACCGGTGGAAGGACGACGGCAGCCGCGACGTCgatccgtcgccgtcgccgacaccGCAGAAGCCGCGGTCCGAGGAGCACTACCCGAGTCCTGACTCCGTGCTGGACGCCATCACCTCCCCGAGATTCCCATGCAGGAAACGGTCGTCTCCCTGCACGGATCTCGATGCAGATCGCAAGCTCAGCTGCGGTACCCCCGCCGTCGGATCGAAGATCGTGAAGCCCTCTCGCACGCTCGTTTTCTCGGGTACGTACACGCCGCACCTCTCCATGCTGATACTGCTCACGTATTGCATTCGCGAAGTACTCCATCAAGTTGTTAATTTTTTCCAAAGTACGGTAATTAGTGACAGGTCAACATATTTATGTATAGGCGACTATTGCAAGATCAAACCATGCAACGAGCTGCACGCCGTCGCCATGTACCACCACCCGGTGGTGGCCATCGAGGCCATACCGAGGTGgataccgccgccgccgccgccgtcgtcggagaTCAGCTGGCGGCACCGGCGACGGTGGGgcctc
Coding sequences:
- the LOC107277387 gene encoding uncharacterized protein; its protein translation is MQPPESAHRHGASSSSSGAQRRRSVGCMAGLLRLLSPYHRSHHRKRLTAKNAAPPVVCTPPSPPPPFRQKVPVATYSPSSQGQPPQQQMHPAPTPVRRRRSCDAPRSPTIAPEHRRASCDSPRPTPPAIVARLMGLEESAPPSPAATTPRPLPTRPPPPPPETAAEKRRKLLGALEKCDEDLKTLRRIIAAVRAAEMRAAAASDAPPTPEATGKGSDNRWKDDGSRDVDPSPSPTPQKPRSEEHYPSPDSVLDAITSPRFPCRKRSSPCTDLDADRKLSCGTPAVGSKIVKPSRTLVFSGDYCKIKPCNELHAVAMYHHPVVAIEAIPRWIPPPPPPSSEISWRHRRRWGLEAAAASGRSRAMAESVGEVWGHGADEERHEAGRVGAALERAILHDLVGDVVAEMLAQSAAPTPHPFVHGAGAAMCRKRLVF